One part of the Dioscorea cayenensis subsp. rotundata cultivar TDr96_F1 chromosome 2, TDr96_F1_v2_PseudoChromosome.rev07_lg8_w22 25.fasta, whole genome shotgun sequence genome encodes these proteins:
- the LOC120270267 gene encoding protein NLP1-like isoform X1, with protein sequence MDDGVPLPRSSLDKSHSEAAVELDPMEEMLLGGSWLGTLDSSDFSLLGAPNSASPFGCSGFSPLFDISSSTLVPILHKNDTQEDVEWPNFCTNPSSCEGHIGSISEMQQLRDPDITGLPKFSAQSTESETANPISGAGATLWIQPSIPFVSIGDRLNYALNYVKENSRDGDALLQVWAPVKHGNQRVLTTYGQPFSLDPNCDRLVNYRTVSMRYQFSAEENSNVAAGLPGRVFLGKMPEWTPDVQYFSVSEYPRVGHAHQYDVRGTIGVPIFERDSRYCIGVVEMVMTSQKINYSSDIDNICNALEAVNLRSSEGLSGLGSFYRRVNNDSYQTALCEILEVLKAVCRTHNLPLAQTWIPCIQQGISHNRHSDENLNDCVSTSDAACYVHDPSMLGFHKACSEHHLFKGQGVAGKAFMTNQPCFSLDVTGFRKMDYPLSHHAKMFHLRAAVAIRLRCIHTGPIDFVLEFFLPFDCLGSEEQKLMLDSLSFTIKQVCKTLRVVTIKELQDEAPLQSGEVVLSDNFMKGSASEGQEQKCGSIVSMSTPTAGYSREVSSWIPNLSGTPHNGAKNVFPVGEPGEFKEKHAEGFNMTTTWVDHAETALSTRQIFSEVKRHGQDSIKHKKNHMFLNAGDSNCQNASKIAEKRRAKAEKTVSLQVLRQYFAGSLKDAAKSIGVCPTTLKRICRQHGITRWPSQKIKKVGHSLRKLQVVIDSVQGAEGAFQLSSLYEDFTKGAGAENMSGNKTLSMVKTDRLGTSRSQARLSSASNSHSSSCSQSSNSSLGCIESNQYSQAVPSAIKQETLMPLNPSGKLKRAHSDIALHLATQEAPPCINRSRSREVLGAHHSSDSMSPLNKDKCSSFRVKAVNGEEKVRFRLLPNWGFNDLKQEIARRFEMDDLSSMDLKYLDDDSEWVLLTCNEDLQECLDVYKSSDVNTIKISVHTGSPSPRASIVQPGSS encoded by the exons TGTACCGCTGCCCAGAAGCTCGCTGGACAAGAGTCATTCTGAGGCTGCGGTGGAGTTGGATCCTATGGAAGAGATGCTGTTAGGGGGTTCTTGGTTGGGAACTCTTGATAGTTCTGATTTTTCACTGTTAGGTGCACCAAATTCTGCCAGCCCTTTTGGTTGTTCGGGGTTTTCGCCTCTTTTTGACATCAGCAGCAGTACTTTGGTTCCGATCCTCCACAAAAATGACACCCAAGAAGATGTAGAATGGCCTAATTTCTGTACCAATCCATCTTCTTGTGAAGGCCATATTGGAAGCATCAGTGAGATGCAGCAGTTGCGGGATCCGGACATCACTGGATTACCCAAGTTTTCAGCTCAATCTACTGAGTCGGAAACGGCGAATCCAATCTCAGGAGCAGGAGCTACTTTATGGATTCAACCAAGTATCCCTTTTGTTTCCATTGGGGACCGATTGAATTATGCTCTTAATTATGTTAAGGAGAACTCTAGGGATGGTGATGCCCTTCTTCAAGTGTGGGCTCCAGTAAAGCATGGAAATCAAAGAGTGCTTACTACATATGGTCAACCTTTTTCACTTGATCCCAACTGTGATAGGCTTGTGAATTATCGAACGGTTTCAATGAGGTATCAGTTCTCAGCTGAGGAAAACTCAAATGTAGCAGCTGGATTGCCTGGCAGGGTTTTCCTGGGTAAAATGCCTGAATGGACCCCGGATGTTCAGTACTTTAGTGTCTCTGAGTACCCTCGTGTTGGTCATGCTCATCAATATGATGTTCGCGGCACTATTGGAGTTCCTATATTTGAGCGGGATAGCCGGTATTGCATAGGTGTGGTGGAGATGGTGATGACTTCGCAAAAGATCAACTATAGTTCTGATATTGACAATATTTGCAATGCTCTTGAG GCTGTTAATCTTAGGAGTTCAGAAGGCCTCAGTGGTCTTGGCAGCTTTTATAGGAGG GTGAATAATGACTCTTATCAAACAGCTTTATGTGAGATCTTGGAAGTGCTTAAAGCAGTTTGCAGGACACACAATTTACCATTAGCCCAGACATGGATTCCATGTATTCAACAAGGAATATCTCACAACCGCCATTCTGATGAAAACCTCAATGATTGTGTTTCGACATCTGATGCTGCTTGTTATGTACATGATCCTTCTATGTTGGGCTTTCATAAAGCTTGTTCTGAGCATCACTTGTTTAAAGGTCAAGGCGTTGCTGGCAAGGCATTCATGACAAATCAACCTTGTTTTTCATTAGATGTCACTGGTTTCCGCAAGATGGATTATCCTTTATCTCACCATGCTAAGATGTTCCATCTACGAGCTGCTGTCGCCATCCGTCTTCGCTGTATTCATACTGGACCCATCGACTTTGTTTTAGAGTTCTTCTTACCCTTTGATTGCCTTGGAAGCGAGGAACAAAAGCTCATGCTTGATTCACTATCTTTCACTATAAAGCAGGTTTGCAAGACATTACGAGTTGTAACCATTAAAGAGTTGCAGGATGAAGCTCCACTTCAATCTGGTGAAGTAGTCCTCTCTGATAATTTCATGAAAGGTTCTGCCTCTGAAGGGCAGGAACAAAAATGTGGCAGTATTGTTTCAATGTCAACTCCAACAGCAGGGTATTCCAGGGAAGTGTCATCTTGGATCCCAAATCTTTCAGGCACCCCACACAATGGAGCAAAGAATGTCTTTCCTGTTGGTGAGCCAGGAGAATTTAAAGAGAAGCATGCTGAAGGATTCAATATGACAACAACTTGGGTTGATCATGCAGAAACAGCATTGTCTACAAGACAGATATTCTCAGAGGTCAAGCGACATGGCCAAGAttcaattaaacataaaaaaaatcatatgtttttaaatgctGGTGATTCTAACTGTCAAAATGCGAGCAAGATTGCTGAAAAGAGACGTGCAAAAGCAGAAAAGACTGTCAGTTTGCAAGTCCTCCGTCAGTATTTTGCGGGCAGTCTAAAAGATGCTGCAAAGAGCATTGGAG TGTGTCCTACAACTTTGAAGAGAATATGCAGGCAACATGGTATTACTCGTTGGCCATCACAAAAGATCAAGAAAGTTGGGCACTCTTTAAGGAAACTGCAAGTGGTTATTGATTCAGTCCAAGGTGCTGAAGGAGCATTTCAGCTAAGTTCTCTATATGAAGATTTTACGAAAGGTGCTGGGGCTGAGAACATGTCTGGGAATAAAACATTATCCATGGTGAAAACAGACCGCTTGGGTACTTCTCGATCACAAGCTAGACTTAGCTCTGCATCTAATTCTCATTCTTCCTCTTGCAGTCAAAGTTCTAATTCGAGTCTTGGTTGTATTGAGTCTAATCAGTATTCTCAAGCTGTGCCTTCAGCAATCAAACAAGAGACTTTAATGCCACTGAACCCAAGTGGTAAGCTAAAGAGAGCTCATAGTGATATCGCTCTGCATCTTGCTACTCAGGAGGCGCCTCCATGCATCAACAGATCTCGAAGTCGTGAAGTTCTTGGTGCACATCATTCTTCAGATAGCATGTCTCCCTTGAATAAGGATAAATGCAGTTCTTTTAGAGTAAAGGCTGTCAATGGAGAGGAGAAAGTCAGATTCAGATTGCTGCCGAATTGGGGTTTCAATGATCTAAAGCAAGAGATAGCTAGACGTTTTGAAATGGATGACTTAAGTTCAATGGATCTTAAGTATTTGGATGATGATTCTGAATGGGTTCTCTTAACATGCAACGAAGATTTGCAAGAGTGTCTTGATGTATACAAGTCATCTGATGTCAATACAATCAAAATTTCAGTCCACACTGGGTCTCCTAGTCCTAGGGCGTCTATAGTTCAACCAGGGTCGTCATAG
- the LOC120270267 gene encoding protein NLP1-like isoform X2, producing the protein MDDGVPLPRSSLDKSHSEAAVELDPMEEMLLGGSWLGTLDSSDFSLLGAPNSASPFGCSGFSPLFDISSSTLVPILHKNDTQEDVEWPNFCTNPSSCEGHIGSISEMQQLRDPDITGLPKFSAQSTESETANPISGAGATLWIQPSIPFVSIGDRLNYALNYVKENSRDGDALLQVWAPVKHGNQRVLTTYGQPFSLDPNCDRLVNYRTVSMRYQFSAEENSNVAAGLPGRVFLGKMPEWTPDVQYFSVSEYPRVGHAHQYDVRGTIGVPIFERDSRYCIGVVEMVMTSQKINYSSDIDNICNALEAVNLRSSEGLSGLGSFYRRVNNDSYQTALCEILEVLKAVCRTHNLPLAQTWIPCIQQGISHNRHSDENLNDCVSTSDAACYVHDPSMLGFHKACSEHHLFKGQGVAGKAFMTNQPCFSLDVTGFRKMDYPLSHHAKMFHLRAAVAIRLRCIHTGPIDFVLEFFLPFDCLGSEEQKLMLDSLSFTIKQVCKTLRVVTIKELQDEAPLQSGEVVLSDNFMKGSASEGQEQKCGSIVSMSTPTAGYSREVSSWIPNLSGTPHNGAKNVFPVGEPGEFKEKHAEGFNMTTTWVDHAETALSTRQIFSEVKRHGQDSIKHKKNHMFLNAGDSNCQNASKIAEKRRAKAEKTVSLQVLRQYFAGSLKDAAKSIGVCPTTLKRICRQHGITRWPSQKIKKVGHSLRKLQVVIDSVQGAEGAFQLSSLYEDFTKGAGAENMSGNKTLSMSKF; encoded by the exons TGTACCGCTGCCCAGAAGCTCGCTGGACAAGAGTCATTCTGAGGCTGCGGTGGAGTTGGATCCTATGGAAGAGATGCTGTTAGGGGGTTCTTGGTTGGGAACTCTTGATAGTTCTGATTTTTCACTGTTAGGTGCACCAAATTCTGCCAGCCCTTTTGGTTGTTCGGGGTTTTCGCCTCTTTTTGACATCAGCAGCAGTACTTTGGTTCCGATCCTCCACAAAAATGACACCCAAGAAGATGTAGAATGGCCTAATTTCTGTACCAATCCATCTTCTTGTGAAGGCCATATTGGAAGCATCAGTGAGATGCAGCAGTTGCGGGATCCGGACATCACTGGATTACCCAAGTTTTCAGCTCAATCTACTGAGTCGGAAACGGCGAATCCAATCTCAGGAGCAGGAGCTACTTTATGGATTCAACCAAGTATCCCTTTTGTTTCCATTGGGGACCGATTGAATTATGCTCTTAATTATGTTAAGGAGAACTCTAGGGATGGTGATGCCCTTCTTCAAGTGTGGGCTCCAGTAAAGCATGGAAATCAAAGAGTGCTTACTACATATGGTCAACCTTTTTCACTTGATCCCAACTGTGATAGGCTTGTGAATTATCGAACGGTTTCAATGAGGTATCAGTTCTCAGCTGAGGAAAACTCAAATGTAGCAGCTGGATTGCCTGGCAGGGTTTTCCTGGGTAAAATGCCTGAATGGACCCCGGATGTTCAGTACTTTAGTGTCTCTGAGTACCCTCGTGTTGGTCATGCTCATCAATATGATGTTCGCGGCACTATTGGAGTTCCTATATTTGAGCGGGATAGCCGGTATTGCATAGGTGTGGTGGAGATGGTGATGACTTCGCAAAAGATCAACTATAGTTCTGATATTGACAATATTTGCAATGCTCTTGAG GCTGTTAATCTTAGGAGTTCAGAAGGCCTCAGTGGTCTTGGCAGCTTTTATAGGAGG GTGAATAATGACTCTTATCAAACAGCTTTATGTGAGATCTTGGAAGTGCTTAAAGCAGTTTGCAGGACACACAATTTACCATTAGCCCAGACATGGATTCCATGTATTCAACAAGGAATATCTCACAACCGCCATTCTGATGAAAACCTCAATGATTGTGTTTCGACATCTGATGCTGCTTGTTATGTACATGATCCTTCTATGTTGGGCTTTCATAAAGCTTGTTCTGAGCATCACTTGTTTAAAGGTCAAGGCGTTGCTGGCAAGGCATTCATGACAAATCAACCTTGTTTTTCATTAGATGTCACTGGTTTCCGCAAGATGGATTATCCTTTATCTCACCATGCTAAGATGTTCCATCTACGAGCTGCTGTCGCCATCCGTCTTCGCTGTATTCATACTGGACCCATCGACTTTGTTTTAGAGTTCTTCTTACCCTTTGATTGCCTTGGAAGCGAGGAACAAAAGCTCATGCTTGATTCACTATCTTTCACTATAAAGCAGGTTTGCAAGACATTACGAGTTGTAACCATTAAAGAGTTGCAGGATGAAGCTCCACTTCAATCTGGTGAAGTAGTCCTCTCTGATAATTTCATGAAAGGTTCTGCCTCTGAAGGGCAGGAACAAAAATGTGGCAGTATTGTTTCAATGTCAACTCCAACAGCAGGGTATTCCAGGGAAGTGTCATCTTGGATCCCAAATCTTTCAGGCACCCCACACAATGGAGCAAAGAATGTCTTTCCTGTTGGTGAGCCAGGAGAATTTAAAGAGAAGCATGCTGAAGGATTCAATATGACAACAACTTGGGTTGATCATGCAGAAACAGCATTGTCTACAAGACAGATATTCTCAGAGGTCAAGCGACATGGCCAAGAttcaattaaacataaaaaaaatcatatgtttttaaatgctGGTGATTCTAACTGTCAAAATGCGAGCAAGATTGCTGAAAAGAGACGTGCAAAAGCAGAAAAGACTGTCAGTTTGCAAGTCCTCCGTCAGTATTTTGCGGGCAGTCTAAAAGATGCTGCAAAGAGCATTGGAG TGTGTCCTACAACTTTGAAGAGAATATGCAGGCAACATGGTATTACTCGTTGGCCATCACAAAAGATCAAGAAAGTTGGGCACTCTTTAAGGAAACTGCAAGTGGTTATTGATTCAGTCCAAGGTGCTGAAGGAGCATTTCAGCTAAGTTCTCTATATGAAGATTTTACGAAAGGTGCTGGGGCTGAGAACATGTCTGGGAATAAAACATTATCCATG TCAAAGTTCTAA
- the LOC120272419 gene encoding protein MHF2 homolog, with amino-acid sequence MGDTFDPDLIHSIFKLIWKRTSARDEDTPLIDVEADGGTSKKSRPTSANAGALKISCELLRLFVTEAVQRAAIIAEAEGTEKIEPTHLERILPQLLLDF; translated from the exons ATGGGGGACACTTTCGATCCG GATCTCATTCACTCCATTTTCAAGCTTATCTGGAAGAGAACAAGTGCTAGGGATGAGGACACCCCTCTCATCGACGTCGAGGCAGATGGTGGCACATCAAAAAAGAGTCGACCTACTTCTGCTAATGCAGGAGCTCTAAAGATAAGTTGTGAACTCCTACGTTTATTTGTTACAGAGGCTGTGCAACGAGCTGCTATAATTGCCGAAGCAGAGGGCACTGAGAAGATTGAGCCTACTCATTTGGAGAGGATATTACCTCAACTACTTCTTGACTTTTAA